From the genome of Candidatus Methylomirabilota bacterium, one region includes:
- a CDS encoding ATP-binding protein → VRPGLGAAGLGLSLRPGLPRVRGHASQLQQVVLNLLTNAIDATPAGGRITVSTGNGADPDHLEIEVTDTGAGIPDTDRKRIFEPFFSTKEPGRGTGLGLFISAQIVREHRGRIEVASAEGRGSSFRVLLPTEAAPS, encoded by the coding sequence TGGTCCGCCCGGGGCTCGGCGCTGCCGGCCTGGGCCTGAGCCTGAGGCCGGGCCTGCCACGCGTGCGCGGGCACGCCAGCCAGCTTCAGCAAGTCGTCTTGAATCTGCTGACCAACGCCATCGACGCCACCCCGGCCGGAGGGCGGATCACGGTGTCCACCGGGAACGGCGCCGACCCTGACCACCTGGAGATCGAGGTCACCGACACCGGAGCCGGCATCCCGGACACGGATCGCAAGCGCATCTTCGAGCCGTTCTTCTCGACGAAGGAGCCCGGGCGCGGCACCGGGCTGGGCCTCTTCATCTCCGCCCAGATCGTCCGGGAGCACCGGGGACGCATCGAGGTCGCCAGCGCCGAGGGACGGGGCAGCAGCTTCCGCGTGCTCCTGCCGACCGAGGCCGCGCCGTCATGA
- a CDS encoding sigma-54 dependent transcriptional regulator: protein MMATPAILVADDDPVARDLLVEVLAREGYRVRAAGGGEECLRLAEAEPFDLALVDLRMPDLDGLAVLHRLSKLSAPLPVLILTAFATMDTAVEAIRAGAYDYLSKPFRIEEIKAAVRRTLEAQRLGRENREYRRELQGRYRPENLVGQSPEMVAIYKMIARVAAQDTTVLIQGETGTGKALVARAIHYASARAARPFVVVDCTAVPEALFESELFGHERGAFTGALQSRRGLIETADGGTCFLDEVGELPLPLQAKLLRLLQDRVIRRVGGNESIGVDVRIIAATNRDLRKRFEEGAFREDLYYRLNVVAIRVPPLRERKQDIPLLAQHFLNTWAAAGQPARRLARETLARLADYDWPGNVRELEHVIERALTLSSSELILPDDLPPELERATPAPPTLPPRRMTLEALKHWYVHTVLEEAGGNKARAAELLGIDRRTLYRILEAKGGDASPP from the coding sequence ATGATGGCGACGCCTGCCATCCTGGTGGCCGACGACGATCCCGTGGCCCGCGACCTGCTCGTCGAGGTGCTGGCCCGCGAGGGCTACCGCGTGCGAGCCGCCGGCGGCGGCGAGGAGTGCCTGCGTCTGGCCGAGGCGGAGCCATTCGACCTGGCGCTGGTGGACCTGCGCATGCCCGATCTGGACGGCCTCGCCGTCCTGCACCGGCTGTCCAAGCTGAGCGCGCCCCTGCCCGTGCTCATCCTCACCGCGTTCGCCACCATGGACACCGCCGTCGAAGCCATCCGGGCCGGCGCCTACGACTACCTCTCCAAGCCATTCCGGATCGAGGAGATCAAGGCCGCCGTGCGCCGGACGCTGGAGGCCCAACGGCTCGGGCGTGAGAACCGTGAGTACCGGCGCGAGCTGCAGGGGCGCTACCGGCCGGAAAACCTCGTGGGGCAGTCGCCGGAGATGGTGGCGATCTACAAGATGATCGCCCGCGTCGCCGCGCAGGACACGACGGTCCTCATCCAGGGCGAGACGGGAACCGGCAAGGCCCTGGTGGCCCGCGCGATCCACTACGCGAGCGCGCGGGCCGCGCGGCCGTTCGTGGTGGTGGACTGCACGGCCGTGCCCGAAGCCCTGTTCGAATCCGAGCTCTTCGGCCACGAGCGCGGTGCCTTCACGGGGGCGCTGCAGAGTCGCCGCGGCTTGATCGAGACCGCCGACGGCGGCACCTGCTTCCTGGACGAGGTCGGGGAGCTGCCGCTGCCGCTGCAGGCCAAGCTGCTGCGCCTGCTCCAGGACCGTGTCATCCGTCGTGTCGGAGGCAACGAGTCGATCGGCGTCGACGTGCGCATCATCGCGGCGACGAATCGGGACCTGCGCAAGCGGTTCGAGGAGGGCGCCTTCCGGGAAGACCTCTACTACCGGCTCAACGTCGTCGCCATCCGGGTGCCGCCGCTGCGGGAGCGCAAGCAGGACATCCCGCTCCTGGCCCAGCACTTCCTGAACACGTGGGCGGCGGCGGGTCAGCCGGCCAGGCGGCTGGCCCGGGAGACCCTGGCGCGGCTGGCAGACTACGACTGGCCCGGCAACGTCCGCGAGCTCGAGCACGTCATCGAGCGCGCGCTGACGCTGTCGTCGTCCGAGCTCATCCTGCCCGACGACCTGCCGCCCGAGCTGGAGCGGGCCACCCCGGCGCCGCCGACGCTGCCGCCCCGGCGCATGACGCTGGAGGCACTCAAGCACTGGTACGTGCACACGGTGCTGGAGGAGGCCGGGGGCAACAAGGCGCGCGCCGCCGAGCTCCTGGGCATCGACCGGCGCACGCTCTACCGCATCCTCGAGGCCAAGGGCGGAGACGCCTCGCCGCCGTGA
- a CDS encoding serine protease, with protein sequence MRGALVLGSVLATLAACAPRPPAANPGDVLQQILPSTVQLRAEAAGGARRMGSGVVVAADAGRARSWIVTTRHIMRGSGEQQVSVAVPGRRGRVKGQVVALNETSDLALVMIAGLALPPVTLKDTVRLGDEVRVVGFPWGRRLTVVSGIVSQIAGADGETATTGAARMIDASVSYGASGGGVFDAPTGALVGIVEGYRTARITLQTVPEKTVDVPVPGETTVIPAATIRSFLVGAGLSPP encoded by the coding sequence GTGAGAGGCGCCCTCGTCCTGGGCTCGGTGCTCGCCACGCTGGCCGCCTGCGCCCCGCGGCCGCCCGCCGCCAACCCCGGCGACGTCCTGCAGCAAATCCTGCCCTCCACCGTGCAGCTCCGGGCCGAGGCCGCCGGCGGCGCGCGGCGGATGGGCTCCGGCGTGGTCGTGGCCGCCGACGCCGGCCGAGCGCGCTCCTGGATCGTCACCACGCGCCACATCATGCGCGGGAGCGGCGAGCAGCAGGTCTCCGTGGCCGTGCCCGGCCGCCGGGGCCGGGTCAAGGGGCAGGTCGTGGCGCTCAACGAGACGAGCGATCTGGCCCTCGTGATGATCGCCGGACTGGCGCTGCCCCCGGTGACCCTGAAGGACACCGTTCGCCTGGGCGACGAGGTCCGCGTGGTGGGCTTTCCCTGGGGCCGCCGGCTGACCGTGGTCAGCGGCATCGTCAGCCAGATCGCCGGCGCGGACGGGGAGACGGCCACCACCGGGGCCGCGCGCATGATCGACGCGTCGGTCAGCTACGGCGCCAGCGGCGGTGGCGTTTTCGACGCGCCGACGGGGGCGCTGGTCGGGATCGTCGAGGGCTACCGGACGGCCCGGATCACGCTGCAGACCGTGCCGGAGAAGACCGTCGATGTCCCGGTCCCGGGCGAGACGACCGTGATCCCCGCCGCGACGATCCGCAGCTTTCTCGTCGGCGCGGGACTCAGCCCTCCCTAG
- a CDS encoding DUF1344 domain-containing protein yields MKKAVGIALALMLVVSVGGAWADDIEGKIQSVDASDRVIVLEDGTRLWVAEGQAMDDLKEGAKVKASYEERDGKKVLTGIEVSD; encoded by the coding sequence ATGAAGAAGGCAGTGGGAATCGCGCTGGCGCTGATGCTCGTGGTCTCCGTAGGCGGCGCTTGGGCCGACGACATCGAGGGCAAGATCCAGTCGGTCGACGCCTCCGACCGGGTCATCGTGCTCGAGGACGGCACTCGCCTCTGGGTCGCCGAAGGCCAGGCGATGGACGATCTCAAGGAGGGCGCCAAGGTCAAGGCGTCCTACGAGGAGCGCGACGGCAAGAAGGTGCTGACCGGCATCGAAGTCTCCGACTGA
- a CDS encoding 2-hydroxyacid dehydrogenase, whose translation MATKILFSPPMPKTIMDLARTMLPEGYELHVADRASPEHQRLLPDTEYWMGFARAGIDEAFFRAAPKLRLVQLISAGYDRIDVAAARKAGVPVANNGGSNAIGVAEHTLMLMLATLKRGVWLHGNVVAGKWRVGGFDEHRLYELAGKTVGIIGLGTIGKKVARRVRAFDADVIYYDIVRLTEDQEDALGVRFVLFEELLGAADVVTLHVPLNESTHRFMGARQFAAMKPGAVLINTCRGPVVDEAALHQALTTGQIAAAGLDVLIDEPPAKDHPLFTLDNVIITPHMAGPTWENWARAFRNSYDNIQRVAAGRAPLWIVPELRT comes from the coding sequence GTGGCCACCAAGATCCTGTTCTCGCCCCCGATGCCCAAGACCATCATGGACCTCGCTCGCACCATGCTCCCCGAGGGCTACGAGCTACACGTGGCCGACCGCGCCTCGCCGGAGCACCAGCGGTTGCTTCCCGATACCGAGTACTGGATGGGCTTCGCCCGCGCCGGCATCGACGAGGCGTTCTTCCGGGCGGCGCCCAAACTGCGGCTGGTCCAGCTGATCAGCGCGGGCTACGACCGCATCGACGTGGCGGCGGCCCGGAAGGCCGGGGTGCCGGTGGCCAACAACGGCGGCTCCAACGCCATCGGCGTGGCCGAGCACACCCTGATGTTGATGCTGGCCACGCTCAAGCGCGGCGTGTGGCTGCACGGCAACGTGGTCGCCGGCAAGTGGCGGGTCGGCGGCTTCGACGAGCATCGCCTCTACGAGCTGGCCGGCAAGACCGTGGGCATCATCGGCCTCGGCACCATCGGCAAGAAGGTTGCCCGGCGGGTCCGCGCCTTCGACGCCGACGTCATCTACTACGACATCGTGCGGCTCACCGAGGACCAGGAAGACGCTCTCGGCGTCCGCTTCGTGCTGTTCGAGGAGCTGCTGGGCGCCGCCGACGTGGTGACCCTGCACGTGCCGCTCAACGAGAGCACGCACCGCTTCATGGGGGCGCGGCAGTTCGCGGCGATGAAGCCGGGCGCCGTCCTCATCAACACCTGCCGGGGACCCGTCGTCGACGAGGCGGCGCTCCACCAGGCGCTGACCACCGGGCAGATCGCCGCCGCCGGGCTGGACGTCCTGATCGACGAGCCGCCCGCGAAAGACCATCCACTCTTCACCCTGGACAACGTGATCATCACGCCCCACATGGCGGGACCCACCTGGGAGAACTGGGCCCGGGCCTTCCGCAACTCCTACGACAACATCCAGCGCGTGGCTGCCGGCCGGGCGCCCCTGTGGATCGTCCCGGAGCTCAGGACATGA
- a CDS encoding D-2-hydroxyacid dehydrogenase — translation MKILYTPLMIVPALDQADRARILESAGPGSRLVESRDPAQQKTEIADTDVLFGRVSPEVLSQARRLRYYQSIGAGVDSILTPELVESDIILASEKGGVGIHLAEHAMALLLALTRGLHTALRQPDYGLREAIRRQQWELSEQTMGIVGFGGTGREVARRALGFGMRVLAVDIEDVPPEPGVTLWRNDRLHDLLAESDAVVICLPLTKATHHLFTRDLFRRMRRHALLINVTRGAIVYGEDLLAALEQGLIGGAGLDVTDPEPLPAGHPLWTHPRVIVTPHTAGGSPRRAGRVIATFCENLRRLRAGQPLLAVIDKRKGY, via the coding sequence ATGAAGATTCTCTACACGCCACTGATGATCGTGCCCGCCCTCGACCAGGCCGACCGCGCCCGCATCCTGGAATCGGCAGGGCCGGGCAGCCGGCTCGTGGAGAGCCGCGACCCGGCCCAGCAGAAGACGGAGATCGCCGACACCGACGTGCTCTTCGGCCGGGTGAGCCCGGAGGTGCTGAGCCAGGCCCGGCGCCTGCGCTACTACCAGTCGATCGGCGCCGGGGTCGACTCGATCCTCACGCCCGAACTGGTCGAGAGCGACATCATCCTGGCCAGCGAGAAGGGCGGGGTCGGCATCCACCTGGCCGAGCACGCCATGGCCCTGCTCCTGGCCCTCACCCGCGGCCTGCACACGGCGCTGCGCCAGCCGGACTACGGGCTGCGCGAGGCCATCCGCCGGCAGCAGTGGGAGCTGTCGGAGCAGACGATGGGCATCGTCGGCTTCGGGGGCACCGGGCGCGAGGTGGCCCGTCGCGCCCTGGGCTTCGGCATGCGGGTCCTGGCCGTGGACATCGAGGACGTCCCGCCCGAGCCCGGCGTGACCCTCTGGCGGAACGACCGCCTGCACGACCTGCTCGCGGAGTCCGACGCCGTCGTCATCTGCCTGCCCCTCACCAAGGCCACCCATCATCTCTTCACCCGGGACCTGTTCCGCCGCATGCGACGGCACGCCCTGCTCATCAACGTGACCCGCGGGGCCATCGTGTACGGCGAAGACCTGCTGGCCGCGCTGGAACAGGGGCTGATCGGGGGCGCCGGGCTCGACGTCACCGACCCCGAGCCGCTTCCAGCCGGCCACCCCCTGTGGACGCATCCCCGGGTCATCGTCACTCCGCACACGGCGGGCGGCTCGCCGCGCCGGGCCGGCCGCGTCATCGCCACGTTCTGCGAAAATCTCCGGAGGCTGCGGGCCGGCCAGCCCTTGCTGGCCGTGATCGACAAGCGCAAAGGCTACTGA
- a CDS encoding sugar ABC transporter permease: MRVSAIALKRKQWEPFAFASPSLFLIALVIVFPLVYAFYLSLQNFDLSVGPDYEFVGLGNYTEALFRDGRFWGSVWNTAVIIIPSLVLELLLGLGIALMLNRGIRARPILTALLAIPPMVSPVMAAMAWRMMFGVKYGAINNLGLQLGLIDVYFDWFSTPLISVIAVVLVEIWHNTPFMMLVLLAGLQSIPQELYQAAKADGATPWQSFWYITLPLLKFTMAVGVMIRMIDLTKLFGLIFILTYGGPGGATETVAFNTYLVGFNDFRMSYASALSYLIVIGVLVLTFVFMFIQRRREARAA; the protein is encoded by the coding sequence ATGCGCGTGTCCGCGATCGCCCTGAAGCGCAAGCAGTGGGAGCCGTTCGCCTTCGCCTCCCCGTCTCTGTTCCTCATCGCCCTCGTCATCGTGTTTCCGCTGGTCTACGCCTTTTACTTGTCGCTGCAGAACTTCGACCTGTCGGTGGGACCCGACTACGAGTTCGTCGGGCTCGGCAACTACACGGAGGCGCTCTTCCGGGACGGGCGGTTCTGGGGATCGGTCTGGAACACCGCGGTCATCATCATCCCCTCGCTGGTGCTGGAGCTGCTGCTCGGGCTCGGCATCGCGCTCATGCTCAACCGCGGCATCCGGGCGCGCCCGATCCTCACCGCGCTCCTGGCCATCCCGCCCATGGTGTCGCCGGTCATGGCGGCCATGGCGTGGCGGATGATGTTCGGGGTCAAGTACGGGGCCATCAACAATCTCGGCCTGCAACTCGGTCTCATCGACGTCTACTTCGACTGGTTCTCGACACCTCTGATCTCCGTGATCGCCGTCGTGCTCGTCGAGATCTGGCACAACACGCCCTTCATGATGCTGGTGCTGCTGGCCGGGCTGCAGTCGATACCCCAGGAGCTCTACCAGGCGGCCAAGGCCGATGGCGCCACACCCTGGCAGAGCTTCTGGTACATCACCCTGCCGCTGCTGAAGTTCACGATGGCGGTGGGCGTGATGATCCGCATGATCGATCTCACCAAGCTCTTCGGGCTGATCTTCATCCTGACCTACGGCGGGCCCGGCGGGGCGACCGAGACGGTCGCCTTCAACACCTACCTGGTCGGCTTCAACGACTTCCGGATGAGTTACGCCTCGGCCCTGTCGTACCTCATCGTCATCGGCGTCCTGGTCCTCACGTTCGTCTTCATGTTCATCCAGCGCCGGCGCGAGGCGCGCGCGGCATGA